In Paralcaligenes sp. KSB-10, the following are encoded in one genomic region:
- a CDS encoding ABC transporter ATP-binding protein — MSPMLEVRDLYASYGAGDVLQNMTLHVPERQIGCLLGANGAGKSTTMRSLSGLLRPLRGSIFFEGEPIESLSTDAIVARGIVLVPEGRRVFTPLSVHENLEMGGYKLLRARRHTEFRRNMDYVLGLFPRLAERASQAAGTLSGGEQQMVAIGRALMSSPRLLMLDEPSMGLAPLVVKDIFSSIQRLQQEGLTLLIAEQNARLTLNTANYGYVLQEGTVAYSGSAESLRNDTRVQAAYLGI; from the coding sequence ATGTCGCCGATGCTTGAAGTTCGTGACTTATATGCATCGTATGGCGCGGGCGATGTCTTGCAAAATATGACCCTGCATGTCCCCGAGAGGCAAATTGGCTGCCTGCTGGGGGCAAACGGCGCGGGCAAGTCCACGACTATGCGCAGCTTGAGCGGGTTGCTGCGGCCATTGCGGGGCAGCATATTCTTTGAGGGCGAACCGATCGAATCCTTGTCAACCGACGCAATCGTCGCGCGGGGGATCGTGCTGGTTCCCGAAGGAAGGCGGGTGTTTACGCCTTTGTCGGTTCACGAGAATCTTGAAATGGGCGGGTACAAGCTCCTGCGCGCTCGCCGGCATACCGAATTTCGCCGGAATATGGATTATGTATTGGGCCTGTTCCCACGTTTGGCAGAACGCGCCAGCCAGGCGGCCGGCACGCTGTCCGGAGGAGAGCAGCAGATGGTGGCTATCGGCCGGGCCTTGATGAGCAGCCCCCGTCTTCTTATGCTGGACGAGCCTTCCATGGGCTTGGCGCCTTTAGTCGTAAAAGACATTTTTTCCTCTATTCAGCGCCTGCAGCAGGAAGGCCTGACTTTGTTGATTGCCGAGCAGAACGCCCGCCTTACCCTTAATACGGCAAACTATGGCTACGTATTGCAAGAAGGGACGGTTGCCTATTCCGGCAGTGCGGAGTCCTTGCGTAACGACACGCGGGTGCAAGCCGCCTATTTGGGGATTTAA
- a CDS encoding ferritin-like domain-containing protein produces the protein MSTVIEHPRTILDEMKNQFPLDLDTHIPKIRELYHLATAKQWNPRTDIDWDAFDPTLYTDEQRYAGRQYWSRRAWSEYGAISESPALQIRFCHDNCPADLRLFFTIRSQEESRHAEVCVRMAELLGGYMEQPTQAGYQGAVATHGVRKMALDPHMPIEAILAALVCGAEEIAFDVFRHLVDITRDPVAKQICTRIMRDEVRHCAFGWRFLDYRIPQMTKEEIKVVENAVISMIEKVELNGYHSPWLAPQNPASQAEMDIDRITWEAGLGSTVEELEKPIFVETVQRIRRQMESWGVHLPAFSHPKIGKF, from the coding sequence ATGAGTACAGTCATCGAGCATCCTCGTACCATTCTGGACGAGATGAAAAACCAGTTTCCGTTGGATTTGGACACCCATATACCCAAGATACGCGAGTTGTATCACCTGGCTACGGCGAAACAATGGAATCCACGAACCGATATTGATTGGGACGCTTTTGATCCCACTCTGTATACCGATGAGCAGCGCTACGCCGGTCGTCAGTACTGGAGCCGGCGGGCATGGAGCGAGTATGGCGCCATTTCCGAAAGCCCTGCTTTGCAAATACGGTTTTGCCATGACAACTGCCCGGCCGATTTGCGTTTGTTTTTTACCATCCGCTCGCAGGAAGAAAGCCGGCATGCCGAAGTGTGCGTGCGGATGGCGGAATTACTGGGCGGCTATATGGAGCAGCCCACCCAGGCCGGGTATCAAGGGGCGGTTGCCACTCATGGCGTACGGAAGATGGCGCTCGATCCGCATATGCCGATTGAGGCGATATTGGCGGCACTGGTTTGCGGCGCCGAAGAAATCGCCTTCGATGTTTTTCGCCATTTGGTCGATATCACACGCGATCCGGTCGCCAAGCAGATTTGCACTCGCATCATGCGCGACGAAGTCCGGCATTGCGCATTTGGCTGGAGGTTCCTGGATTACCGTATTCCGCAAATGACAAAGGAAGAAATCAAAGTCGTTGAGAATGCCGTGATTTCAATGATTGAAAAGGTCGAGTTAAACGGCTACCACAGTCCATGGCTGGCCCCTCAAAACCCTGCTTCACAGGCCGAAATGGATATCGATCGCATCACTTGGGAAGCTGGCCTGGGATCGACAGTGGAAGAGCTTGAAAAACCGATCTTCGTAGAAACAGTTCAGCGTATCCGCCGTCAAATGGAATCCTGGGGTGTTCATTTACCCGCTTTTTCACATCCAAAAATCGGCAAGTTTTAA
- a CDS encoding ABC transporter ATP-binding protein: MTDSSFLAVDRLSISFGGLAALSDLSFGMKQGQIKGLIGPNGAGKSTLFNIVAGLIPPTTGTVKFKGHEIQGVASHKRVKIGIARTFQNLQIFKDLTVLENVMVGCHARFRSGLWACVLRTPKQRIEEAQIRASAHEKLDLLGFGRKANVLAADLSFGEAKILEIARALATNPALLLLDEPVAGVPHAEVGQVAAVIRNINRDGVSVLLVEHNMSFVMQLCDDIVVLNYGRKIAEGTAAAVRRDPEVLKAYLGEDVADA, translated from the coding sequence ATGACTGACTCGAGCTTTCTCGCGGTGGACAGGCTCAGCATAAGTTTTGGCGGGCTGGCTGCGCTGTCCGATCTGTCGTTTGGCATGAAGCAGGGTCAGATAAAGGGCTTGATCGGACCCAATGGCGCGGGCAAGAGTACTCTGTTCAATATTGTTGCCGGCCTGATTCCTCCAACAACGGGGACTGTCAAATTCAAGGGGCATGAAATCCAGGGTGTCGCTTCCCATAAGCGCGTAAAAATCGGCATAGCCCGGACCTTTCAAAATCTGCAGATATTTAAAGATTTGACCGTCTTGGAAAATGTAATGGTCGGTTGTCACGCCCGCTTCCGCTCGGGTTTATGGGCGTGTGTGCTGCGCACTCCCAAGCAGCGCATTGAAGAAGCCCAAATCCGGGCCAGCGCTCATGAAAAGCTGGATTTATTGGGGTTTGGCCGGAAGGCAAATGTACTGGCGGCGGATCTAAGCTTTGGCGAAGCCAAAATTCTGGAAATCGCCCGCGCGCTTGCCACAAACCCTGCTTTACTTCTTCTGGACGAGCCGGTTGCCGGAGTGCCGCATGCCGAGGTAGGGCAGGTGGCCGCGGTCATTCGAAATATCAACAGGGATGGGGTCAGTGTTTTATTGGTCGAACATAATATGAGCTTTGTGATGCAGCTTTGCGACGATATCGTCGTTCTGAATTATGGGAGAAAAATTGCCGAAGGCACCGCCGCCGCTGTTCGTAGAGATCCTGAAGTTCTGAAAGCATACCTTGGAGAGGATGTCGCCGATGCTTGA
- a CDS encoding tartrate dehydrogenase: MKTYRIATIPGDGIGKEVIPAGRQVLEALAGADGAFAFEFENFDWGGDYYRKHGLMMPEDGLDALRNKDAILFGSAGDPDIADHITLWGLRLKICQGFDQYANVRPTRILPGIDAPLKRCTPDDLNWVIVRENSEGEYSGVGGRVHQGHPIEAATDVSIMTRVGVERILRFAFRLAQSRPRKLLTVITKSNAQRHAMVMWDEIAAQVAKEFPDVTWDKELVDAATARMVNRPATLDTLVATNLHADILSDLAAALAGSLGIAPTGNIDPERRYPSMFEPIHGSAFDIMGKGLANPVGTFWSVVMLLEHLGETAAAARVMQAIEHITANPGLHTRDLGGTATTVQVTQAVCEQIAAGRARHRAA, from the coding sequence ATGAAAACATACCGAATTGCCACAATTCCCGGCGACGGCATCGGCAAGGAAGTCATACCCGCCGGCCGGCAAGTGCTCGAAGCGCTGGCCGGTGCCGACGGTGCATTTGCGTTCGAATTCGAAAACTTCGACTGGGGCGGCGATTACTACCGCAAACACGGCCTGATGATGCCTGAAGATGGCCTGGACGCGCTGCGCAACAAGGATGCCATATTGTTCGGTTCCGCCGGCGATCCGGACATTGCGGATCACATCACCCTGTGGGGCCTGCGCCTGAAAATATGCCAGGGCTTCGACCAATACGCCAATGTGCGCCCTACCCGCATTTTGCCTGGCATCGATGCCCCGCTCAAACGCTGCACGCCGGATGATCTCAACTGGGTCATTGTGCGCGAAAATTCCGAAGGCGAATATTCCGGTGTGGGCGGACGCGTGCATCAAGGACACCCCATCGAGGCCGCCACCGATGTGTCTATCATGACGCGCGTCGGCGTGGAACGCATACTGCGCTTCGCCTTCAGGCTGGCCCAGTCGCGCCCGCGCAAATTGCTGACAGTCATCACCAAGTCCAATGCCCAGCGCCATGCCATGGTCATGTGGGACGAAATCGCGGCACAAGTGGCCAAAGAATTCCCCGACGTGACATGGGACAAAGAACTGGTGGACGCCGCGACTGCCCGCATGGTGAATCGCCCCGCCACGCTGGACACACTCGTTGCCACCAACCTGCATGCCGACATACTGAGCGACCTGGCCGCTGCCCTGGCGGGCAGCCTGGGCATTGCACCCACCGGCAATATCGACCCGGAGCGCCGCTATCCATCCATGTTCGAGCCCATACACGGCTCCGCATTCGACATCATGGGCAAAGGCCTGGCCAATCCGGTTGGAACATTCTGGTCGGTGGTGATGCTGCTCGAGCACCTGGGAGAAACGGCCGCGGCCGCCCGCGTCATGCAGGCCATCGAGCACATCACTGCCAACCCGGGGCTGCACACCCGCGACCTGGGGGGCACGGCCACGACCGTTCAAGTCACCCAGGCGGTCTGCGAGCAGATCGCAGCCGGCCGCGCCAGGCATCGAGCGGCCTGA
- a CDS encoding Bug family tripartite tricarboxylate transporter substrate binding protein, producing MLMLGLIGASTLFGTSALADTWPSKPISLVVPFAAGGTTDVLARSLGDKLSKALGQPVIVENKPGAGATLGADLVARAKPDGYTLLMGAVHHTIATSFYKKLPYDFQKSFEPITTVALVPNVLVINASTKASNVKELLALAKAAAGKMAFGSNGYGTLQHLIGTQFANQGGVELLHVPYKGSGPLTTDLIGGQISMSFDTVTPVLPHIQSGKLRALAVTTAKRSSALPDVPTLEEAGMKNFDFGTWFGVLAPAGTPKDIVSKLNAEMVRIIHSPEFGKRMADIGAEPIGDTPEQMKQQISNDTQRFAALIKDSKLSIE from the coding sequence ATGCTGATGCTGGGATTGATCGGCGCATCGACATTGTTCGGGACCTCGGCGCTGGCCGACACATGGCCCAGCAAACCAATCAGCCTGGTCGTTCCTTTTGCGGCCGGCGGAACCACCGATGTGCTGGCGCGCTCGCTGGGAGACAAGTTGTCCAAGGCCCTGGGCCAGCCCGTGATTGTGGAGAACAAGCCGGGAGCCGGCGCCACGCTGGGCGCGGATCTGGTCGCAAGGGCGAAACCCGACGGCTACACGCTGCTGATGGGGGCGGTGCATCACACCATCGCAACGAGTTTCTATAAAAAACTGCCCTACGATTTCCAAAAAAGTTTTGAGCCCATCACAACGGTTGCGCTGGTGCCCAACGTCCTGGTGATCAACGCAAGCACCAAGGCCTCAAATGTCAAGGAACTGCTGGCTCTGGCCAAGGCCGCGGCAGGCAAGATGGCCTTCGGCTCCAATGGCTACGGCACCTTGCAGCACCTGATCGGTACGCAATTTGCCAACCAGGGCGGAGTCGAGCTCTTGCATGTGCCTTATAAGGGCAGCGGCCCCTTGACCACCGATCTGATCGGCGGGCAGATTTCCATGTCTTTCGACACCGTCACACCGGTGCTGCCGCATATTCAAAGCGGCAAGCTGCGCGCCCTGGCCGTGACCACCGCCAAGCGCTCTTCTGCGCTGCCGGACGTCCCGACACTTGAAGAAGCCGGCATGAAGAATTTCGACTTCGGCACCTGGTTCGGCGTTCTGGCGCCCGCGGGCACACCCAAAGACATCGTAAGCAAGCTCAATGCCGAAATGGTCCGGATCATTCACTCGCCCGAATTCGGCAAACGCATGGCGGACATAGGCGCCGAGCCCATAGGCGATACTCCCGAACAAATGAAACAGCAGATCAGCAACGACACGCAACGCTTTGCCGCGTTGATAAAAGACTCCAAGCTCAGCATAGAGTAA
- a CDS encoding RidA family protein has translation MSMQALNPPQVGEPLGPYSQGILTGGSGQWLHIAGQVGVRPDGSVAEGFSEQADIAWSNIQEILRTAGMTVAHLVKVVTYITDEAELSLLGPVRLKYLGDARPASTLIVAKALARPEWKVEVDVVAFMSLPGEI, from the coding sequence ATGAGCATGCAAGCTCTTAATCCGCCGCAGGTAGGCGAACCGCTTGGCCCCTATAGCCAGGGCATTTTGACCGGCGGTTCCGGTCAGTGGCTGCATATTGCCGGTCAAGTAGGGGTGCGGCCAGACGGCAGCGTGGCCGAAGGATTTTCGGAGCAGGCCGATATAGCATGGTCGAACATCCAGGAAATTCTACGAACAGCGGGAATGACAGTTGCTCATCTTGTCAAGGTTGTGACGTATATCACCGACGAAGCCGAGCTTTCTTTGCTGGGCCCCGTCCGTTTGAAATACCTTGGCGATGCGCGTCCTGCATCCACATTGATTGTCGCCAAAGCCCTTGCCCGGCCTGAGTGGAAGGTGGAAGTGGATGTGGTCGCATTCATGTCCCTGCCTGGTGAAATATAG
- a CDS encoding alpha/beta hydrolase, with product MEISRIESALISSNIDPACEAQYNLRARHPERTEIYREFAHRSAQTRRRSGANLDLRYGAKDASVLDLFVPENGSRPPLLIFIHGGYWRALDKHDFSFIADAYLSQGVAVAMPNYDLAPQATVSDIVAQVCDSVSWLAEHGESLGYDDNRIVISGHSAGGHMAARAICREHIPLLAGKLLGYVGLSALFDLEPLLSTSINNDLNMSAQEAQKWSLYGNQGLFDIPMLLAVGELETQGFQKQSLDFSRFCEKNGHQVENMVVPQRNHFDLLMDFASGSNTTSPLFDKTMGMFRKPGNQPDLHGEP from the coding sequence ATGGAAATCAGCCGGATTGAGTCCGCTTTAATAAGCTCCAATATTGATCCCGCATGCGAAGCTCAATATAACTTGCGTGCCCGGCATCCTGAGCGCACGGAAATCTACAGAGAGTTCGCACATCGCAGCGCGCAGACACGTCGACGATCAGGAGCCAATCTTGACTTGCGGTACGGTGCAAAGGATGCGAGCGTTCTGGATTTGTTCGTTCCAGAAAACGGGAGCCGCCCCCCATTATTGATCTTTATTCATGGCGGATACTGGCGCGCATTGGATAAACACGATTTTTCCTTCATTGCGGACGCCTATCTGTCGCAAGGAGTCGCGGTTGCCATGCCCAATTATGATTTGGCGCCGCAGGCGACGGTCAGTGACATCGTGGCCCAGGTGTGCGATTCGGTTTCATGGCTGGCCGAGCATGGCGAAAGCTTGGGCTACGACGACAACCGTATCGTGATTTCAGGGCACTCCGCAGGCGGGCATATGGCCGCCAGGGCGATTTGTCGCGAGCACATACCTCTACTCGCCGGCAAATTGCTGGGCTATGTCGGCCTCAGCGCTTTGTTCGATCTGGAGCCTTTGCTGTCTACTTCAATCAATAATGACTTGAATATGTCTGCGCAGGAAGCTCAAAAATGGAGCTTGTACGGCAACCAGGGCTTATTCGATATCCCCATGCTGCTGGCTGTCGGAGAACTGGAAACCCAAGGCTTCCAGAAACAGAGCTTGGATTTTTCCAGGTTTTGCGAAAAAAATGGTCATCAAGTGGAAAATATGGTGGTGCCGCAACGCAATCACTTTGATTTGCTCATGGATTTCGCTTCCGGTTCCAACACAACGAGTCCATTGTTCGATAAAACCATGGGCATGTTTCGCAAACCGGGCAATCAACCAGATTTACATGGAGAACCCTAA
- a CDS encoding DNA-3-methyladenine glycosylase I, translating into MSENSETTGLFSDEHRTARCIWCQASPAYQHYHDHEWGFPVVDDRGLFEKVCLEGFQAGLSWLTILNKRESFRRAFAGFDMDKVARFDQQDVTRLLADAGIVRHKGKIESTINNAKRALELRDEFGSLAAFFWRFEPDSQGRPDRITYDALRAMTTSPESVALSKDLKKRGWSFVGPTTMYALMQAMGLVNDHIDGCSVREAALAARIALRSQGVRRQP; encoded by the coding sequence ATGTCCGAAAACTCCGAAACGACAGGCCTGTTCTCCGACGAGCACCGCACCGCGCGCTGTATCTGGTGCCAGGCAAGCCCCGCTTATCAGCATTATCACGATCACGAGTGGGGGTTTCCCGTGGTGGACGATCGTGGCTTGTTCGAAAAGGTCTGCCTGGAGGGTTTTCAGGCCGGCCTCAGTTGGCTGACCATCCTGAACAAGCGGGAATCCTTTCGCCGGGCGTTTGCCGGCTTCGACATGGACAAGGTGGCCCGTTTTGATCAACAGGATGTAACCCGGCTGCTGGCCGATGCCGGTATCGTCCGCCATAAAGGCAAAATCGAATCCACCATCAACAATGCGAAGAGGGCGCTCGAACTACGTGACGAGTTCGGTTCGCTTGCCGCCTTTTTCTGGCGTTTCGAGCCCGATTCCCAAGGCCGGCCGGATCGTATTACCTATGATGCGCTAAGGGCGATGACCACTTCGCCCGAGTCGGTGGCATTGTCCAAAGATCTGAAGAAGCGCGGCTGGAGCTTTGTCGGGCCGACAACCATGTATGCCCTGATGCAGGCCATGGGCCTGGTCAATGATCATATTGACGGTTGCAGCGTACGGGAAGCCGCGCTGGCAGCCCGCATTGCCTTGCGATCTCAGGGAGTCAGGCGGCAGCCCTGA
- a CDS encoding MFS transporter, protein MTIGGSGMYSVIVVLPRIQEEFAVSRADASLPYTLTMVGFGLGGILMGKLSDRFGVVIPLVVGTLGLGLGFIVAGTASHLWVFNLAQALLIGLLGTSASFAPLVADTSQWFTRRRGIAVAICMSGVYVAGAVWPPIMQHFTETAGWRQTYIGVGVFCMLSMLPLAAVFRRRPPNSTASARSSTQLSARIKQELARVDPKRPLGLSPGALQALLCVAGVACCVAMAMPQVHIVAYCGDLGFGPARGAEMLSLMLGLGIVSRLVSGWISDHIGGLRTLLLGSVLQGAALLLFLNYKSIVSLYVISGMFGLFQGGIVPAYAVIVREYFTPKEAGARVGTILMATLFGMALGGWLSGVIYDLSYSYHAAFLNGIGWNLLNVGIVGFLLYRSQRGPGLLRAAA, encoded by the coding sequence ATGACCATAGGCGGATCGGGCATGTATTCGGTCATTGTCGTGCTGCCGCGCATCCAGGAAGAGTTCGCGGTAAGCCGGGCCGATGCTTCCCTGCCCTATACGCTGACCATGGTTGGCTTCGGCCTGGGCGGTATCCTGATGGGCAAGCTGTCGGACCGCTTCGGAGTCGTCATCCCTCTAGTGGTCGGCACGCTGGGCCTGGGCCTGGGTTTTATCGTGGCGGGCACGGCCAGCCACTTGTGGGTGTTCAACCTGGCGCAAGCCCTGCTGATCGGCTTGCTCGGAACCTCGGCAAGCTTCGCGCCGCTGGTGGCCGATACTTCGCAGTGGTTCACGCGGCGCCGCGGTATTGCGGTGGCCATCTGCATGAGCGGCGTTTATGTGGCGGGTGCCGTATGGCCGCCTATCATGCAGCACTTTACCGAAACGGCCGGCTGGCGCCAAACATATATTGGCGTTGGGGTATTCTGCATGCTGAGCATGTTGCCCCTGGCCGCCGTGTTTCGCCGGCGCCCTCCCAACTCGACCGCCTCGGCCCGATCATCCACACAGTTATCCGCACGGATTAAACAGGAACTGGCCCGCGTAGACCCGAAACGCCCCCTGGGGCTTTCGCCCGGGGCGCTCCAAGCCTTGCTATGCGTGGCCGGCGTGGCCTGTTGCGTGGCCATGGCAATGCCGCAGGTGCATATCGTGGCCTATTGCGGCGACCTGGGCTTCGGCCCGGCTCGCGGCGCGGAAATGCTGTCGCTCATGCTGGGGCTGGGCATCGTCAGCCGCCTGGTCTCCGGCTGGATCTCCGATCATATCGGCGGATTGCGCACCCTGCTGCTGGGTTCGGTATTGCAGGGAGCCGCCTTGCTGCTGTTCCTGAATTACAAGAGCATAGTGTCGCTGTACGTGATCTCCGGCATGTTCGGCCTGTTTCAGGGCGGCATCGTGCCTGCGTACGCGGTGATCGTGCGCGAATACTTCACCCCCAAAGAAGCCGGCGCACGAGTCGGCACCATACTCATGGCCACGCTGTTCGGCATGGCATTGGGCGGCTGGCTATCGGGCGTGATTTACGACCTGAGCTATTCGTATCACGCGGCATTCCTGAACGGCATAGGCTGGAACCTGCTCAACGTCGGCATCGTCGGTTTCCTGCTGTACCGTTCACAACGCGGCCCGGGCTTGCTCAGGGCTGCCGCCTGA
- a CDS encoding branched-chain amino acid ABC transporter permease has translation MDVYVQAIQLLIAGLTTGSIYAIVAVGFNVIFKSTDSINFAQGEWVMTGGMIAATAYATAIIPVWLSCSIAVVAVSLIGGVSERLVIHPLKKPSPMLITLLSIGIAICTKSLVMLILGKTPMGYPAFSGDQPVMLGGASITPQSFWVLGLAFAFMLMTQFFFERTLLGKTMRAAAADRDAAALVGINVKRSVMWAFMLAALAGGVAGVIITPITLTSYDNGTILGFKGFSAAVLGGLGSLHGAFLAGLFLGIAESLTGGLLSSHFKDAVSFVLLLLVLFLRPQGIFGKAEISKV, from the coding sequence ATGGATGTTTATGTGCAAGCTATTCAGCTCCTGATCGCCGGCCTTACAACAGGGAGCATTTACGCCATCGTTGCGGTTGGCTTCAACGTCATCTTCAAGAGCACCGACTCCATCAATTTTGCGCAAGGCGAGTGGGTCATGACAGGAGGCATGATTGCCGCGACGGCCTATGCGACCGCGATAATCCCCGTCTGGCTGTCATGCTCGATAGCTGTGGTTGCCGTTAGCTTGATTGGCGGGGTTTCCGAGAGACTGGTTATCCACCCCCTGAAGAAACCAAGCCCGATGCTGATAACACTGCTGAGCATTGGAATTGCTATCTGCACCAAAAGCCTGGTTATGTTGATACTGGGTAAAACTCCCATGGGGTATCCCGCATTTTCAGGCGATCAGCCCGTCATGCTTGGGGGAGCCAGCATTACCCCTCAAAGTTTCTGGGTACTGGGCCTGGCGTTTGCGTTCATGCTGATGACACAATTTTTCTTCGAGCGTACCTTGCTGGGCAAGACTATGCGGGCGGCGGCGGCCGATCGCGATGCCGCGGCGCTGGTCGGTATCAATGTCAAGCGCTCGGTGATGTGGGCATTCATGTTGGCGGCGCTGGCAGGGGGAGTGGCGGGAGTGATTATCACGCCGATTACCCTGACCTCCTACGACAACGGGACGATACTGGGATTCAAGGGGTTCAGCGCTGCTGTTCTCGGCGGGCTCGGCAGCCTGCATGGGGCATTCCTGGCCGGACTGTTTTTGGGGATTGCCGAGTCTCTCACCGGCGGCTTGCTGTCTTCGCATTTCAAAGATGCAGTATCTTTTGTTTTACTTTTGTTGGTGTTGTTTTTGCGGCCGCAAGGTATTTTTGGCAAAGCTGAAATAAGCAAGGTCTAG
- a CDS encoding LysR family transcriptional regulator: MSSGTHPSELFFFSTLVSCGTLSAAARDLGITTPAVSKRLGLMEGRLGVPLLTRTTRRMHLTPEGELYLAHARRILADIDDMEQLLGRSRAEPKGLLRVNASPGFGRSHIAPLISRFIFKHPEVEVQLQLSVNPPPFSEDAFDVCIRFGEPPDARIVARRLAANRRLLCASPKYLALHDAPQTPGDLAMHNCIGIRQGDEAYGVWRLTTGSGNARKTETIKIKGNLTANDGEVAVNWALDGHGILMRAEWDIAPYLSSGRLVQVLPEYQTPDADIYAVYPQRHQLSARIRTFVDFAVQSFAR, encoded by the coding sequence ATGAGTTCTGGCACCCATCCTTCGGAGCTCTTCTTTTTCTCCACGCTTGTGTCATGCGGGACCCTAAGCGCCGCGGCGCGAGACCTTGGCATCACGACGCCCGCGGTCAGCAAGCGCCTGGGGCTGATGGAAGGGCGGCTGGGGGTGCCTCTGCTTACCCGCACTACCCGGCGTATGCACCTGACTCCCGAAGGCGAGCTTTACCTGGCCCATGCGCGCCGCATCTTGGCCGATATCGATGACATGGAACAGTTGCTGGGCCGTTCGCGAGCCGAACCGAAAGGTTTGCTGCGAGTGAATGCCTCGCCTGGATTTGGGCGCAGCCATATTGCACCATTGATCTCCCGTTTTATATTCAAGCATCCCGAAGTAGAGGTGCAACTGCAATTGTCGGTGAATCCGCCGCCTTTCAGCGAAGACGCGTTCGATGTGTGCATACGCTTCGGCGAGCCGCCCGATGCGAGGATTGTCGCGCGCCGCCTGGCGGCAAACAGGCGCCTGCTGTGCGCATCGCCCAAATACCTTGCTCTTCACGATGCGCCTCAAACTCCGGGCGATCTGGCCATGCATAATTGCATAGGGATACGCCAGGGCGATGAAGCCTATGGGGTTTGGCGCCTGACTACCGGGAGCGGCAACGCGCGCAAGACCGAGACTATCAAGATCAAGGGAAATCTGACGGCCAATGATGGTGAAGTGGCCGTCAATTGGGCGCTGGATGGCCACGGCATTCTGATGCGGGCGGAATGGGACATTGCTCCGTATCTGAGCAGCGGTCGGCTGGTGCAGGTGCTGCCTGAATACCAGACGCCGGACGCGGATATCTACGCGGTATATCCTCAGCGGCATCAGCTTTCGGCGCGCATACGCACCTTTGTCGATTTTGCAGTACAGTCTTTTGCCCGATAG
- a CDS encoding branched-chain amino acid ABC transporter permease, with the protein MSEGSSGRYDVRILFGLWLVFLLFPWVAPNGYIVGLGVMFCINLILVASLNLIMGYCGQISLCHGGFFGLGAYVSGVLSSKYGIPGLIDIFCAMALTAFSALLVALPTLRLRGHYLAMATLGFNAILSVLFVELVGLTGGPNGLSGVNPIHIFGLPFGTDRWFFYLAWMVSLLVMWGILNLVRSRVGRAITSLADSEIGAASLGINTYGLKVMVFVLSASLAALAGSLYVHYTQFASPETFNFFASVLLVMMVAVGGWGKYWGPLFGALVFTVIPELLQSFHDLQLLIFGVGMIAVLMFVPGGIAGMLERLWRRRIRMKAGGGIAAPEVGND; encoded by the coding sequence ATGTCAGAAGGTTCAAGTGGGCGGTACGATGTGCGAATATTGTTCGGACTATGGCTGGTTTTTCTGCTGTTTCCCTGGGTTGCGCCTAACGGCTATATAGTTGGCCTAGGGGTGATGTTTTGCATCAACCTCATCCTGGTGGCCAGCCTCAACCTTATTATGGGCTACTGCGGGCAAATTTCCCTGTGCCACGGCGGATTCTTTGGGCTCGGGGCGTATGTCAGCGGTGTGCTTTCCTCCAAATACGGCATACCCGGATTAATCGATATCTTCTGTGCGATGGCATTGACCGCCTTTTCGGCCTTGTTGGTGGCCTTGCCCACCTTGCGCCTGCGAGGCCACTACCTGGCCATGGCCACACTTGGGTTCAATGCGATTTTGTCGGTATTGTTCGTGGAGCTCGTTGGCCTGACCGGTGGCCCGAACGGGCTGTCTGGAGTCAATCCTATTCATATTTTTGGGCTTCCCTTCGGTACTGATCGATGGTTTTTCTATTTGGCCTGGATGGTGAGCCTGCTGGTGATGTGGGGTATTTTGAACCTGGTGCGCTCGAGGGTTGGCCGGGCCATAACCAGTTTGGCCGATAGCGAAATCGGGGCGGCCAGCCTGGGTATCAATACTTATGGGCTTAAGGTCATGGTGTTTGTGTTGTCCGCGTCCCTGGCGGCGCTGGCAGGCTCTTTGTATGTGCATTACACGCAGTTTGCATCACCGGAAACTTTCAATTTTTTCGCATCGGTTTTACTGGTAATGATGGTAGCGGTGGGAGGATGGGGAAAATACTGGGGGCCGTTATTTGGCGCGCTTGTCTTTACTGTGATACCTGAACTTTTGCAATCCTTTCACGATCTTCAGCTTTTGATCTTTGGCGTAGGCATGATTGCGGTGTTGATGTTCGTGCCGGGAGGAATTGCCGGAATGCTTGAACGGTTGTGGAGGCGTCGCATCCGTATGAAGGCAGGCGGCGGCATTGCCGCGCCGGAGGTTGGCAATGACTGA